In a genomic window of Curtobacterium sp. MCBD17_035:
- the otsB gene encoding trehalose-phosphatase encodes MPEAPSLDSAIERLGGARSLLVALDFDGTLAPFADDPAAVAALPGSWAAALTLDRARDTHVVLVSGRPLAGLARVTHAPDGMSLVGSHGVEWRVDGHDEAALSPDELAAVDRIGALLDAVAERHPGVHIEHKPAGLGVHTRRVGPAEARAAVEDARATVLAAFPDVHVRDGKDILEFAVRDVTKGDAVERLRALLDADRVLFAGDDVTDEDGFRALDQDAGDVGIKVGPGETRAAHRVADPAALTPVLQALARARAFR; translated from the coding sequence ATGCCTGAGGCCCCCTCGCTCGACAGCGCGATCGAGCGGCTGGGTGGGGCGCGGTCACTGCTCGTCGCCCTCGACTTCGACGGCACCCTCGCGCCCTTCGCGGACGATCCGGCAGCGGTGGCGGCGCTGCCAGGCTCCTGGGCCGCGGCGCTCACCCTCGACCGCGCACGCGACACCCACGTCGTCCTCGTCTCGGGCCGCCCGCTCGCGGGGTTGGCGCGGGTGACGCACGCTCCCGACGGCATGTCCCTCGTCGGGTCGCACGGCGTCGAGTGGCGGGTGGACGGCCACGACGAGGCCGCGCTGTCGCCCGACGAACTCGCGGCCGTGGATCGGATCGGCGCGCTCCTCGATGCGGTCGCCGAACGCCATCCCGGTGTCCACATCGAGCACAAGCCCGCGGGCCTCGGGGTGCACACGCGTCGCGTCGGTCCGGCCGAGGCCCGAGCGGCCGTGGAGGACGCCCGGGCGACGGTGCTCGCGGCGTTCCCCGACGTCCACGTGCGCGACGGTAAGGACATCCTCGAGTTCGCGGTGCGCGACGTCACGAAGGGCGACGCCGTCGAGCGGCTGCGTGCGCTCCTCGACGCCGACCGCGTCCTGTTCGCGGGCGACGACGTCACCGACGAGGACGGCTTCCGGGCGCTCGACCAGGACGCCGGTGACGTCGGCATCAAGGTCGGTCCGGGGGAGACCCGCGCGGCGCACCGCGTCGCCGACCCTGCTGCCCTGACGCCCGTGCTGCAGGCGCTGGCGCGCGCCCGCGCCTTCCGCTGA